Proteins encoded in a region of the Triticum dicoccoides isolate Atlit2015 ecotype Zavitan chromosome 3A, WEW_v2.0, whole genome shotgun sequence genome:
- the LOC119273289 gene encoding uncharacterized protein LOC119273289 encodes MQIYGVALGQCINREKSSVYFSTNTLDTVRQILKSTLNISEKYLGLPTAVGRITSGTFDHISERARGKMQWWFEKLLACAGRETLLKSVIQSIPTYPTFLLTKKVCKSLTSPMAKYFWSSSLDKKTMHWVSWKDLATPKCKGGMGFRDPHLFNLAMLGKHGWRFITNSNSLCARVLKVWKLKVIPKVRVFWWRVLRGILPDEATLNYRHLADVRQCKVCCSMEEDLKHALIHCPHAQRFWEEAWTWLGLRLTPLHSDTWARNITCHPQFTSDDRAKITTTMAGGVARSSTALLGSWCKPYVGVSDPLMMECLSLQDGVRFACLRGFPHVIMEVGCLELVKLWQTRHNARSIVAPLLLEIGELYVAADGAPMQRRRCCDPGLATGQAPMQRRRCCELGPPRRWSSNATHCCDPDAYMSPPAELQCNIVGAAIQGLTAERSYNATRCCDSNAQMSPSAKLQCNATGAATWASPPTEFQCNAAGAVTRTSLPMELQCNVLFNV; translated from the exons ATGCAGATATATGGTGTCGCCTTGGGTCAGTGCATTAACCGAGAGAAGAGCTCGGTATATTTCAGCACTAATACTCTGGATACGGTGAGGCAAATCTTGAAATCAACTCTGAACATCAGCGAGAAATACCTGGGGCTCCCCACTGCTGTTGGACGGATCACTAGTGGTACCTTTGACCACATCAGCGAGAGAGCTCGTGGGAAGATGCAATGGTGGTTTGAAAAGTTGCTTGCATGTGCAGGACGGGAAACTTTGCTCAAGTCTGTGATTCAATCTATTCCGACCTACCCTACTTTTCTACTCACCAAGAAAGTTTGTAAGAGCTtgacttctcccatggcaaaatATTTTTGGAGCAGCTCCCTTGACAAAAAAACAATGCATTGGGTGTCCTGGAAAGACTTGGCTACACCAAAGTGCAAGGGAGGGATGGGGTTTCGCGACCCGCATCTCTTTAATCTGGCCATGTTGGGCAAGCACGGCTGGCGCTTCATCACCAACTCAAACTCGCTTTGTGCTCGAGTTCTAAAGG TGTGGAAATTGAAAGTTATTCCCAAAGTGAGGGTATTTTGGTGGAGAGTTTTGCGTGGCATTCTCCCGGACGAGGCCACCTTAAACTACAGACATCTTGCAGATGTTCGACAATGCAAGGTGTGTTGTTCCATGGAGGAGGATCTGAAGCACGCACTAATTCACTGTCCACATGCTCAGCGCTTCTGGGAAGAGGCGTGGACTTGGCTAGGTCTTCGCCTGACTCCTCTTCATTCGGATACGTGGGCACGCAATATAACATGTCACCCACAGTTCACCTCAGATGATCGTGCTAAGATCACTACTACTATG GCGGGCGGAGTGGCCCGCTCCTCTACGGCCCTTTTGGGCTCATGGTGCAAACCATATGTGGGGGTTTCAGACCCCTTGATGATGGAGTGCTTGTCCCTGCAAGATGGAGTCAGGTTTGCTTGTCTTCGAGGATTCCCGCATGTGATTATGGAAGTCGGCTGCTTGGAGCTAGTGAAGCTCTGGCAAACTCGCCACAATGCTCGGTCTATTGTGGCTCCTTTACTTCTAGAAATAGGAGAGCTAT ATGTCGCCGCCGACGGAGCTCCAATGCAACGCCGCCGGTGCTGCGACCCGGGCCTCGCCACCGGTCAAGCTCCAATGCAACGCCGCCGGTGCTGCGAACTAGGGCCTCCCCGCCGATGGAGCTCCAATGCAACGCACTGCTGTGACCCGGATGCCTATATGTCGCCGCCGGCGGAGCTCCAATGCAACATTGTCGGTGCTGCAATCCAAGGCCTCACCGCCGAACGGAGCTACAATGCAACACGATGCTGTGATTCGAATGCCCAGATGTCGCCGTCGGCGAAGCTCCAATGCAATGCCACCGGTGCTGCGACCTGGGCCTCGCCGCCAACGGAGTTCCAATGCAATGCTGCCGGTGCTGTGACCCGGACCTCGCTGCCGATGGAGCTCCAATGCAACGTGTTGTTCAatgtttaa